From the Blattabacterium cuenoti genome, one window contains:
- the thrA gene encoding bifunctional aspartate kinase/homoserine dehydrogenase I, with protein sequence MQVLKFGGSSVASSNSINRICSLLEKKPKGRYAIVVSALGDITDQLIQCGKLASERKNLYKNLLEKIEIRHINIIRELFPITYQSHLISWIKKNINELESLCDGIFQVEELSKRSLDKIMSFGELSSSFLISEKLKQYGLDAVCKDSRDLIVTDSQFGCAQVDFITSNHQIIQFFSEKISKYVVLPGFIGSTIDNETTTLGRGGSDYTSAILAAAISASLLEIWTDVSGMMTANPKVVNQAFPIKEISYEEAMELSHFGAKVIYPPTIQPAMKKNIPIQIKNTFSPLDTGTLIYIRKNTSISQPVTGISGIQNMALLTLEGSGMVGNPGYSKRLFEALSREEINVIFITQSSSEHSITTGIHDKNMIKAKSVIDSEFSQEINQKHIEPLRIEKDLCIIAVVGDNMKNLHGTSGKMFSSLGRNSINVRAIAQGSTEKNISAVIRKEDFKKALNTLHEAFFESPPKQINLFICGVGKVGSKLLEQIDKQQNYLLKELKLQVRIIGLANSTKMYFNENGININKNKWNHNLNTYGNKMNIYSFMKEVCKFNLRNSLFVDNTASEEMAMTYDKFLKNGIGVITCNKIACSSNYNNYKKLKILSRHFNAPFLFETNVGASLPVISTLNDLINSGDQINKIEAVLSGSLNFIFNHFVHNESFSDIVKEAQLKGYTEPDPRIDLSGLDVMRKILILARECGSSLELNDIQKKSFIPENCYKSNSIKSFYKALHKYDNYFLKIRKEAEKNQKQLRFVARYENGIAYVGLESVNKNHPFFHLEGKDNMVLYNTNRYSEQPLIIKGAGAGSEVTASGVFSDIIKATK encoded by the coding sequence ATGCAAGTTTTAAAATTTGGAGGAAGTTCAGTAGCTAGTTCAAATTCTATAAATCGTATTTGTTCTTTATTAGAAAAAAAACCTAAAGGAAGATATGCAATAGTTGTATCTGCTTTAGGAGATATAACTGATCAATTAATACAATGTGGCAAACTAGCTTCTGAAAGAAAAAATCTGTATAAAAATTTATTAGAAAAAATTGAAATACGTCATATTAACATTATTAGAGAATTATTTCCAATTACTTATCAAAGTCATTTAATCAGTTGGATAAAAAAAAACATTAATGAATTAGAAAGCTTATGTGACGGAATTTTTCAGGTAGAAGAATTATCTAAACGTTCTCTAGATAAAATTATGAGTTTTGGTGAACTAAGTTCTTCTTTTCTAATTTCAGAAAAATTAAAACAATATGGATTAGATGCTGTTTGTAAAGATAGTAGAGATTTAATTGTTACTGATTCTCAATTTGGATGTGCACAAGTAGACTTTATTACTAGTAATCATCAAATAATTCAATTTTTTAGTGAAAAAATATCTAAATATGTTGTTCTTCCTGGATTTATAGGATCAACTATAGATAATGAAACAACTACATTAGGAAGAGGTGGATCTGATTACACATCTGCAATTTTAGCTGCTGCTATTTCTGCAAGTTTGCTGGAAATATGGACAGATGTTAGTGGAATGATGACAGCAAATCCAAAAGTAGTTAATCAAGCATTTCCTATAAAAGAAATATCTTATGAAGAAGCTATGGAATTATCTCATTTTGGAGCAAAAGTAATTTATCCTCCTACTATACAACCAGCTATGAAAAAAAATATTCCTATTCAAATTAAAAATACTTTTTCTCCTTTAGATACAGGAACTCTGATTTACATAAGAAAAAATACAAGTATTAGTCAACCAGTAACTGGAATTTCTGGAATTCAGAATATGGCTTTGCTAACATTAGAAGGAAGTGGAATGGTAGGAAATCCTGGATACTCAAAACGATTATTTGAAGCATTATCAAGAGAAGAAATAAATGTAATTTTCATAACTCAAAGTTCTTCAGAACATTCTATTACAACTGGAATTCATGATAAAAATATGATAAAAGCAAAGTCAGTAATAGATAGTGAATTTTCCCAAGAAATTAATCAAAAACATATAGAACCGTTGAGAATAGAAAAGGATCTTTGTATTATTGCAGTAGTAGGAGATAATATGAAAAATCTTCATGGAACTAGTGGAAAAATGTTCTCTTCTTTAGGAAGAAATAGTATAAACGTACGGGCAATTGCACAAGGATCTACTGAAAAAAATATATCTGCTGTAATTAGAAAAGAAGATTTTAAAAAAGCATTAAATACTTTACACGAAGCTTTTTTTGAAAGTCCTCCAAAACAAATTAATCTTTTTATTTGTGGAGTAGGAAAAGTAGGAAGTAAATTACTAGAACAAATAGATAAACAACAAAATTATTTATTGAAAGAACTAAAGTTACAGGTTAGAATTATAGGATTAGCTAATAGCACAAAAATGTATTTCAATGAAAATGGAATAAATATAAATAAAAATAAATGGAATCATAATTTGAATACATATGGGAACAAAATGAATATATATTCTTTTATGAAAGAAGTATGTAAATTCAATTTAAGAAATAGTTTATTTGTTGATAATACAGCCAGTGAAGAAATGGCGATGACTTATGATAAATTTCTAAAGAATGGAATAGGAGTTATTACTTGTAATAAAATAGCTTGTTCTTCAAACTATAATAATTATAAAAAATTAAAAATACTTTCTAGACACTTTAATGCTCCATTTTTATTTGAAACTAATGTAGGTGCTAGTTTACCAGTTATTAGTACTTTAAATGATCTTATTAATAGTGGAGATCAAATTAATAAAATAGAAGCAGTATTATCAGGAAGTTTAAATTTTATATTCAATCATTTTGTACACAATGAATCTTTTTCCGATATAGTAAAAGAAGCTCAATTAAAAGGATATACTGAACCAGATCCTAGGATTGACCTAAGTGGATTAGACGTAATGAGAAAAATACTTATTTTAGCAAGAGAATGTGGGTCTTCATTAGAATTAAATGATATACAAAAAAAATCTTTTATTCCTGAAAATTGTTATAAATCAAATTCAATTAAAAGTTTTTATAAAGCATTGCATAAATATGATAATTATTTTTTGAAAATTAGAAAAGAAGCAGAAAAAAATCAAAAACAATTACGTTTTGTAGCAAGAT
- a CDS encoding urease subunit gamma, translated as MHLTSYEKEKILLYVAGELAKKRLKRGLKLNYPETLALITHYVMEGARDGKSVKDLMYEAGNILSDEHIMDGVYELLNNVQIEATFPDGTKLVTIHNPIKRVKKNTSEMIPGEYRLLTEDIVLLPNRSRIERVIYNSGNRPIQVGSHFHFYETNTALLFERIGTKGYRLDVPSGRSVRFEPGETKKIMLVEIGGNKKIYGFSGKENSIV; from the coding sequence ATGCATTTAACTTCTTATGAAAAGGAAAAAATTCTCCTATATGTTGCTGGAGAATTAGCAAAAAAACGTTTAAAAAGAGGATTGAAATTAAATTATCCTGAAACTTTAGCTTTAATTACTCATTATGTTATGGAAGGAGCACGTGATGGAAAAAGCGTTAAAGATTTAATGTATGAAGCTGGAAATATTTTGAGTGATGAACACATTATGGATGGAGTATATGAATTATTAAATAATGTTCAAATAGAAGCAACTTTTCCAGATGGAACAAAATTAGTTACAATACATAATCCTATTAAAAGAGTAAAAAAAAATACTTCTGAGATGATACCAGGAGAATATCGTCTTCTTACAGAAGATATTGTTTTACTTCCTAATAGATCACGTATAGAAAGAGTAATATATAATTCAGGAAATAGACCTATTCAGGTAGGTTCACATTTTCACTTTTATGAAACAAATACTGCTCTACTTTTTGAAAGAATAGGTACTAAAGGATACAGATTAGATGTTCCATCTGGAAGATCAGTAAGATTTGAACCAGGAGAAACAAAAAAAATTATGCTTGTAGAAATAGGAGGAAATAAAAAAATTTATGGTTTTTCAGGAAAAGAAAATTCAATAGTATGA
- a CDS encoding deaminase produces MSYGYNYFPDENNYVCEDENGNTKWNVIHAEASAILKTASNYFSSCKGATMYSTHFPCKDCSKLIYLSDIKKVFYFYPKKDKEVILFFKKIKVSIKKLII; encoded by the coding sequence ATATCTTATGGATATAATTATTTTCCTGATGAAAATAATTATGTATGTGAAGATGAAAACGGAAATACTAAATGGAATGTTATTCATGCAGAAGCATCTGCTATATTAAAAACAGCATCAAATTATTTTTCTTCTTGTAAAGGAGCAACTATGTATAGTACACATTTTCCATGTAAAGATTGCAGTAAATTGATATATTTATCTGATATTAAAAAAGTCTTTTATTTTTATCCAAAAAAAGATAAAGAAGTTATACTTTTTTTTAAAAAAATTAAAGTATCAATAAAAAAACTTATTATATAA
- a CDS encoding ribonuclease HI, with product MKKKIHIYTDGSSKGNPGIGGYGVFIEIFYKNYYKKIIISEGFRFTTNNRMELLAVIIGLEKIKKKNIIVFTDSKYIVNTIQKGWIYKWKKDNFLNKKNVDLWKRLLNVFDKRFIFFHWIKSHNNHYINDYCDRLSIAASKNILLKIDYTYEKQNYKDKNI from the coding sequence ATGAAGAAAAAAATTCATATTTATACAGATGGATCATCAAAAGGGAATCCAGGAATAGGAGGGTATGGTGTATTTATTGAAATTTTTTATAAAAATTATTATAAAAAAATTATTATTTCGGAAGGATTTCGTTTTACAACTAATAACAGAATGGAGTTATTGGCAGTAATAATTGGATTAGAAAAAATAAAAAAAAAAAATATTATTGTATTTACTGATTCTAAATACATTGTTAATACTATTCAAAAGGGGTGGATTTATAAATGGAAAAAAGACAATTTTTTAAATAAAAAAAATGTAGACTTATGGAAAAGATTATTAAATGTTTTTGATAAAAGGTTCATTTTTTTTCATTGGATAAAATCTCATAATAATCATTACATTAATGATTATTGTGATAGACTATCTATAGCCGCATCAAAAAATATTTTATTGAAAATTGACTATACATATGAAAAACAAAATTATAAAGATAAAAATATTTAA
- the ureC gene encoding urease subunit alpha, which produces MKKIDRVSYASMYGPTKGDKIRLGDTSLWIEIEKDHTVYGDECVFGGGKVIRDGMGQHPLATRDDGIPDLVLTNAIIIDYWGIIKADIGIKDGKIISIGKSGNPYFMDGVTPNMYIGSGTEVISAENMIVTAGSVDSHVHYICPQLFKVALENGTTTIIGGGSGPTTGTIATNCTSGVWNIQKMLKSTDHIPINLIILASGNSSNPKALIEQLVSGGGGLKIHEDWGSTPYVIDKCLDVAEKLDVQVNIHTDSLNESGYIEDTLNVFKNRTIHTYHTEGAGGGHSPDLLKVISHKNILPSSTSPTMPFTCNTIDEHLDMLMICHHLDPNLPEDVAFAKSRIRYGTIAAEGILHDIGAISMTSSDSQAMGRIGEVVKRTWQTADKMKKERGCLIEDSYSKNDNFRVKRYISKYTINPAITHGISEYVGSVQVGKMADIVLWKPSFFGVKPEIVIKSGMIVCACVGDTNATIPTPQPFMYRKMFGYFDPKLSSIFVYKNSIYDTFFQKNEIKKSVKIIKGCRNLYKKDMVLNEKTPNIEIDTKNYSVYIDGEKIISKPSKTLPLAQRYFLF; this is translated from the coding sequence ATGAAAAAAATAGATAGAGTTTCTTATGCAAGTATGTATGGCCCAACTAAAGGAGACAAAATTAGACTAGGGGATACATCTTTATGGATTGAAATAGAAAAAGACCACACTGTTTATGGAGATGAATGTGTTTTTGGTGGTGGAAAAGTAATTAGAGATGGAATGGGTCAACATCCATTAGCTACCAGAGATGATGGTATTCCAGATTTAGTATTGACTAACGCAATAATTATTGATTATTGGGGTATTATAAAAGCTGATATTGGAATTAAAGATGGAAAAATTATTTCTATAGGAAAATCTGGAAATCCATATTTTATGGATGGGGTCACTCCAAACATGTATATAGGATCTGGGACTGAAGTTATTTCTGCAGAAAATATGATTGTTACAGCTGGAAGTGTAGATAGTCACGTACATTACATATGTCCACAATTATTTAAAGTAGCATTAGAAAATGGTACAACTACTATTATTGGTGGAGGGTCAGGTCCAACTACTGGAACAATAGCAACTAATTGTACTTCAGGAGTTTGGAATATTCAAAAAATGTTAAAAAGTACTGATCATATTCCTATTAATTTAATTATTCTTGCAAGTGGAAATAGTTCTAATCCTAAAGCATTAATAGAGCAATTAGTGTCTGGAGGAGGTGGATTGAAAATTCACGAAGATTGGGGGAGTACTCCTTATGTTATTGATAAATGTTTAGATGTAGCGGAAAAATTAGATGTTCAAGTTAATATACATACAGATTCATTAAATGAATCAGGATATATAGAGGATACTTTAAATGTATTTAAAAATCGTACAATTCATACTTATCATACAGAAGGAGCAGGTGGAGGCCATTCTCCAGACTTATTGAAAGTTATATCACATAAAAATATTTTACCTTCTTCTACTAGTCCTACGATGCCTTTTACTTGTAATACAATAGATGAACATTTAGATATGTTAATGATATGTCATCATTTAGATCCTAATTTGCCAGAAGATGTTGCTTTTGCTAAATCTCGTATAAGATATGGAACAATTGCAGCAGAAGGAATACTTCATGATATTGGAGCTATAAGTATGACAAGTTCAGACTCTCAAGCTATGGGAAGAATAGGCGAAGTAGTAAAAAGAACTTGGCAAACTGCTGATAAAATGAAAAAAGAAAGAGGATGTCTTATAGAAGATTCTTACAGTAAGAACGATAATTTTAGAGTAAAAAGGTATATATCTAAATATACAATAAATCCTGCTATCACTCATGGAATTTCAGAATATGTGGGATCTGTACAAGTTGGAAAAATGGCAGATATAGTATTATGGAAACCTTCTTTTTTTGGAGTTAAACCTGAAATAGTTATAAAAAGTGGGATGATTGTATGTGCTTGTGTAGGTGATACAAATGCTACTATTCCTACTCCTCAGCCTTTTATGTATAGAAAAATGTTTGGATATTTTGATCCAAAATTAAGTAGTATTTTTGTTTATAAAAATTCTATATATGATACTTTTTTCCAAAAAAATGAAATAAAAAAAAGTGTAAAAATTATAAAAGGATGCAGGAATTTGTATAAAAAAGATATGGTACTAAATGAAAAAACTCCAAATATTGAAATTGATACAAAAAATTATAGTGTATATATAGATGGAGAGAAAATAATTTCTAAACCTTCTAAAACTTTGCCATTGGCTCAAAGATATTTTTTATTTTAA
- a CDS encoding TrmH family RNA methyltransferase encodes MKKIESMQNAKIKDLKKNLKKRNKYFIVEGLREFKFAINNKFFPIRIFICNDVFHKYNNYIIESYRDITYYINMKIFKKLAYRENSGGIIALFKDKPLYDLYEVELTDKNSLILILDGIEKPGNLGAMLRTANALGLKIIILSNMKTYIFNPNVIRCSLGCIFNRNVFYIKNIKSVIHWLKENNINIIVTGFHKKSYNLFKYKFPYSRIAVIFGSEKNGVSNIWFKIANKILKIPMFGNIDSLNVSNAMSIILYEIIRQKNYN; translated from the coding sequence ATGAAAAAGATTGAAAGCATGCAAAATGCTAAAATTAAAGATTTAAAAAAAAATTTAAAAAAAAGAAATAAATATTTTATTGTAGAAGGATTAAGAGAATTTAAATTTGCTATAAATAATAAATTTTTTCCAATAAGAATTTTTATATGTAACGATGTTTTTCACAAATACAATAATTATATAATAGAATCATATCGTGATATTACTTATTATATAAATATGAAAATATTTAAAAAATTAGCATATAGAGAAAATTCAGGTGGAATTATAGCTTTATTTAAAGACAAGCCATTATATGATTTGTACGAAGTTGAACTTACTGATAAGAATTCTTTAATTCTTATATTAGATGGGATAGAAAAACCTGGAAATTTAGGTGCGATGTTAAGAACGGCTAATGCATTAGGATTAAAAATAATTATTTTATCTAATATGAAAACATATATTTTTAATCCTAATGTTATTAGATGTAGTTTAGGATGTATTTTTAATAGAAATGTTTTTTATATAAAAAATATAAAGTCAGTTATTCATTGGTTGAAAGAAAATAATATTAATATCATAGTTACTGGATTTCATAAAAAATCGTATAATTTATTTAAATATAAATTTCCCTATTCTAGAATTGCTGTTATTTTTGGTTCTGAAAAAAATGGGGTATCTAATATTTGGTTTAAAATAGCAAATAAAATTTTAAAAATTCCTATGTTTGGTAACATAGACTCTTTAAATGTAAGTAATGCTATGTCTATAATTCTATATGAAATAATAAGACAAAAAAATTATAATTAA